One window of Pseudomonadota bacterium genomic DNA carries:
- a CDS encoding Na(+)/H(+) antiporter subunit B, with protein sequence MHENAILRVVSKPLIILILLFALYVQFHGDFGPGGGFQAGVIFAAAIILYGLIFGLEECRKVVPAALVEVGCALGVLLYAGVGIVSLLLGANYLDYGALSAHDPSHGQHLGILLVEAGVGITVTSAMTMIFYMFAGRAG encoded by the coding sequence ATGCACGAGAATGCAATTCTGAGAGTCGTTTCCAAGCCGCTCATCATACTCATCCTGCTGTTTGCGCTCTACGTGCAGTTCCACGGCGATTTTGGGCCCGGTGGAGGCTTTCAGGCCGGGGTCATCTTCGCTGCTGCCATCATTCTGTATGGACTCATCTTCGGCCTCGAAGAATGCCGCAAGGTGGTGCCGGCCGCCTTGGTCGAGGTCGGCTGTGCGCTCGGAGTCCTGCTCTATGCCGGCGTTGGCATCGTATCGCTGCTGCTCGGTGCCAATTACCTCGACTACGGCGCCCTGAGCGCCCACGATCCCTCCCACGGCCAGCACCTGGGGATCCTGCTGGTTGAAGCCGGCGTTGGGATCACCGTGACCTCCGCCATGACCATGATCTTCTACATGTTCGCTGGAAGGGCAGGATGA
- a CDS encoding cation:proton antiporter subunit C, with protein sequence MSPVTAASLTSLPLGLWNYWLVVVLMMLGLYIVMARTNLVKKVMGLNIFQVSVIMFYVSIGKVQGGTAPILTEGDPSEPSSAVYSNPLPHVLMLTAIVVGVATMSLALSLVVRIREEYGTVEEDEILAKDQSPQ encoded by the coding sequence ATGAGTCCCGTCACGGCCGCTTCCCTGACGTCGCTTCCCCTCGGCCTGTGGAACTACTGGTTGGTGGTAGTGCTCATGATGTTGGGCCTGTATATTGTCATGGCCCGCACCAACCTCGTGAAAAAGGTCATGGGTCTGAATATCTTTCAGGTTTCCGTGATCATGTTCTACGTTTCGATCGGCAAGGTCCAGGGCGGAACCGCACCGATTCTCACCGAAGGCGATCCCTCCGAGCCTTCGAGCGCGGTCTATTCAAACCCGCTGCCTCACGTATTGATGCTGACGGCGATCGTGGTTGGCGTCGCAACCATGTCGCTTGCGCTCTCGTTGGTGGTGCGCATTCGCGAAGAGTACGGCACCGTCGAAGAGGACGAGATCCTGGCCAAGGATCAGAGCCCACAGTGA
- a CDS encoding monovalent cation/H+ antiporter subunit D family protein: MTQHFPAIQVVLPLVSAPLCLLLRNVHLVHTFAVGVAWGCLFVSGSLLKEVLTSGVIKYELGGWAAPWGIEYRVDIANAYVLVIVSTIAAVVLPFGRGARDVTRVRGQEYLFYSAFLLCLTGLLGITITGDAFNVFVFLEISSLSAYTLVAMGQGRRALIAAYAYLVLGTIGGTFLLIGIGFMYEMTGTLNMEDLTARLPPVMGTRTIMVSFAFIVIGTSIKLAVFPLHQWLPNAYTYAPGMVSAFLSATATKVSYYVLVRVLFTLFGVAFVFDTLHLHYLLVPFSLAAMFVGSLAAIHQDDIKRLLAYSSVAQIGYMTLGLSTGTVAGLTGGLVHLFNHALMKGGLFLVVACVGFKVGCNRIDSYAGLGRRMPLTMAAFVVGGLSLIGVPATVGFVSKWYLIAAVLEQGWYLVAFLVLLSSLLAVVYVWRIVEIAYLKPPPEGREIQEAPLSMLLPTWALIGATIYFGFATDLTVGVARAAAEQLFGHGP, from the coding sequence GTGACCCAACACTTTCCGGCGATCCAGGTCGTCTTGCCCCTCGTGTCGGCACCGCTTTGTCTTCTGCTTCGAAACGTGCACCTGGTACATACTTTCGCCGTAGGGGTTGCCTGGGGCTGCCTCTTCGTATCCGGTTCCTTGCTCAAGGAGGTGCTAACTAGCGGTGTAATCAAATACGAATTGGGAGGCTGGGCGGCGCCTTGGGGTATCGAGTACCGGGTCGATATCGCCAACGCCTATGTGCTGGTCATTGTATCGACGATCGCCGCGGTCGTGCTTCCGTTTGGGCGCGGCGCGCGCGACGTCACCCGAGTCCGGGGCCAGGAGTACCTGTTTTATTCGGCCTTTCTGCTGTGCCTGACCGGCTTGCTGGGCATCACCATTACCGGTGATGCCTTCAACGTCTTCGTCTTCCTCGAAATTTCGTCGCTGTCCGCCTACACACTGGTCGCCATGGGGCAAGGCAGGCGCGCTCTGATCGCGGCCTACGCGTATCTGGTGCTCGGCACCATAGGAGGCACATTCCTGCTGATTGGGATCGGTTTCATGTACGAGATGACGGGTACTCTTAACATGGAGGACCTGACGGCGCGGCTGCCACCGGTGATGGGAACGCGTACGATCATGGTTTCCTTTGCCTTCATCGTGATTGGAACGAGCATCAAGCTCGCCGTGTTTCCGCTCCACCAGTGGCTGCCCAACGCGTACACCTACGCCCCCGGCATGGTCTCGGCCTTTCTGTCGGCAACGGCGACCAAGGTTTCCTACTACGTCCTGGTTCGCGTGCTGTTCACGCTCTTCGGCGTGGCATTCGTGTTCGATACGCTCCATCTGCACTATCTTCTCGTGCCCTTCTCGCTGGCAGCGATGTTCGTTGGATCACTCGCGGCGATTCACCAGGACGACATCAAGCGCCTATTGGCGTACTCGAGCGTGGCACAAATAGGTTACATGACACTGGGGCTAAGCACGGGAACGGTGGCCGGTCTAACAGGAGGCCTCGTTCATCTGTTCAACCACGCGCTCATGAAGGGCGGCCTTTTCCTGGTAGTCGCCTGCGTGGGCTTCAAAGTGGGCTGCAATCGGATCGATAGCTACGCCGGACTTGGCCGGCGCATGCCCCTGACGATGGCAGCCTTCGTCGTAGGGGGCCTATCGCTGATCGGCGTGCCGGCCACCGTGGGGTTCGTAAGCAAGTGGTACCTCATCGCCGCGGTGCTGGAGCAAGGCTGGTATCTGGTAGCATTCTTGGTTTTGCTCAGCTCGCTGCTTGCCGTCGTCTACGTGTGGCGCATCGTAGAGATTGCCTACCTGAAACCTCCGCCTGAAGGCCGCGAGATCCAGGAGGCGCCCTTGTCCATGCTGCTGCCCACCTGGGCCCTCATCGGCGCCACGATCTACTTTGGATTCGCCACCGATCTGACGGTGGGCGTGGCCAGGGCAGCCGCGGAACAACTCTTCGGGCACGGGCCATGA
- a CDS encoding monovalent cation/H+ antiporter subunit D family protein (subunit D of antiporter complex involved in resistance to high concentrations of Na+, K+, Li+ and/or alkali; contains an oxidoreductase domain; catalyzes the transfer of electrons from NADH to ubiquinone): MTPEAAIAAAMLLPVVAAALVVLTGRSRNVRDTGAALVSTLTFACVSTLVPEVAAGATPRLEVMQVLPGIQLAFEVEPLGMLYALVASGLWVLTHIYAVGYMRGHHEENQTRFFTFFCLAISAALGIAFAANLFTLFLFYEALTFSTFPLVAHHGSDRAKKAGRVYLGILVSTSVGFLLLAIVWTYVAAGTMEFALGGILEHKLSDADAGLVLALYAFGTGKAALMPFHRWLPNAMVAPTPVSALLHAVAVVKAGVFTVLKVTVYVFGLDYLHRTGLSLWLMYAASATLLIAAVIAIGRDNLKERLAYSTISHLSYIVLGAALATPAGAVGGGLHIAMHAVAKITLFFCAGAIMVASHKTQVSELDGIGRQMPITMSAFLLGSLSLIGLPPFGGAWSKWFLALGAAQSHHIVFVGVLMLSSLLGIGYLLPVAAKAFFRAPKATPGHPESDAKEAPVLCLLPLSITAVGSLLIFFFADSIHALLAPIVRSPG; encoded by the coding sequence ATGACCCCGGAGGCTGCCATCGCGGCTGCGATGCTCCTTCCGGTGGTCGCTGCAGCCCTTGTGGTGCTCACCGGCCGCAGCCGGAACGTGCGGGATACGGGGGCGGCGCTGGTGTCGACCCTGACCTTCGCGTGTGTGTCCACGCTGGTGCCCGAAGTGGCCGCCGGCGCGACGCCTCGACTCGAGGTCATGCAGGTGCTGCCAGGGATCCAGCTGGCCTTCGAAGTAGAGCCTCTCGGCATGTTGTACGCGCTGGTTGCGTCCGGACTGTGGGTGCTCACGCACATCTACGCGGTCGGCTACATGCGCGGCCACCACGAGGAGAACCAGACGCGCTTCTTCACGTTCTTCTGCCTCGCCATTTCGGCAGCCCTGGGCATCGCATTCGCAGCCAACCTGTTCACGCTCTTCTTGTTCTACGAGGCCCTGACCTTTTCCACGTTCCCGTTGGTGGCGCATCACGGCAGCGATCGGGCCAAGAAGGCCGGCCGGGTCTATCTCGGCATCCTGGTTTCGACTTCGGTCGGGTTTTTGCTGCTGGCTATCGTGTGGACGTACGTTGCCGCCGGCACCATGGAGTTCGCCCTCGGTGGGATTCTGGAGCACAAGCTCAGCGATGCCGACGCGGGGCTTGTGCTCGCGCTGTATGCCTTTGGCACAGGCAAGGCCGCGCTGATGCCCTTCCACCGCTGGCTGCCCAACGCCATGGTTGCTCCCACGCCTGTCTCAGCGCTCCTGCACGCCGTGGCGGTTGTCAAAGCGGGCGTGTTCACCGTGCTGAAGGTTACCGTGTACGTCTTTGGCCTCGATTACTTGCACCGGACGGGACTGTCCTTGTGGCTCATGTATGCCGCTTCGGCGACCCTGCTGATAGCCGCCGTCATCGCCATCGGTCGCGATAACCTGAAGGAGCGGCTGGCCTACTCCACCATCAGTCATCTCTCCTACATCGTGCTGGGGGCAGCGCTAGCTACTCCGGCAGGAGCTGTGGGGGGAGGCCTGCACATCGCCATGCATGCGGTGGCGAAGATCACCCTGTTTTTCTGCGCCGGAGCGATCATGGTCGCCTCCCACAAGACGCAGGTCAGCGAGCTCGACGGAATCGGCCGCCAGATGCCCATCACCATGAGCGCCTTTTTGCTGGGCTCGTTGAGCCTGATCGGCCTGCCGCCCTTTGGCGGCGCCTGGAGCAAGTGGTTTCTGGCCCTGGGAGCCGCTCAGAGCCATCACATCGTCTTTGTCGGCGTGCTGATGTTGAGCTCACTGCTCGGAATCGGCTATCTGCTGCCCGTCGCCGCGAAGGCATTCTTCCGCGCTCCCAAGGCAACGCCGGGCCATCCCGAGTCAGACGCCAAGGAAGCACCCGTATTGTGCCTGCTGCCCCTTTCCATCACGGCCGTGGGATCGCTGCTGATCTTCTTCTTCGCGGACAGCATTCACGCTCTGCTCGCGCCGATCGTAAGGAGCCCTGGCTGA